The following coding sequences lie in one Alloacidobacterium dinghuense genomic window:
- the rsmI gene encoding 16S rRNA (cytidine(1402)-2'-O)-methyltransferase — protein MMPEDDSDASVEEQSNRPLAPGLYLVGTPIGNLGDITLRAIRVLRSVDRIACEDTRQTQKLLNHFGVTTPTVSCHEHNEAERIPEFLAAMHKGARIAIVSDAGMPGISDPGMHLAVAAIEAGIAVHPIPGANAALSALVASGLNTDRFLYAGFLPAKAGARRSALEDIASSTTDRTTIVFYEAPHRILETLSDVQAVWGAQCRVVVSRELTKLHEEFLRGSVTEVTTNLRQRDRIRGEITLLVEARAISKESALSDGIAERIAELQQAENLDEKDALKRIARERGLSKSDVYRELQRERAKR, from the coding sequence ATGATGCCGGAAGACGACAGCGACGCAAGCGTCGAGGAACAATCCAACCGGCCTCTCGCACCCGGCCTTTATCTGGTCGGAACACCGATTGGCAATCTTGGGGACATCACACTGCGCGCCATCCGCGTGCTGCGCTCGGTGGATCGTATTGCCTGCGAAGACACTCGCCAGACACAAAAGCTTCTGAATCACTTCGGCGTCACCACGCCCACGGTCAGCTGCCACGAGCACAACGAAGCCGAGCGGATTCCGGAATTTCTGGCTGCCATGCATAAGGGCGCGCGCATCGCGATTGTTTCCGACGCGGGCATGCCGGGAATCTCCGATCCTGGCATGCATCTAGCTGTTGCGGCCATTGAAGCAGGCATTGCCGTGCATCCTATTCCAGGCGCAAATGCTGCGCTCAGCGCGCTGGTCGCGTCCGGACTCAACACCGATCGTTTCCTGTACGCCGGCTTTCTGCCGGCAAAGGCGGGAGCGCGCCGCTCTGCTCTGGAAGACATCGCGTCAAGCACAACGGATCGCACCACCATCGTCTTCTACGAAGCACCTCATCGCATTCTGGAAACGCTCAGCGACGTGCAGGCCGTGTGGGGAGCTCAGTGTCGCGTAGTCGTCTCCCGCGAGCTAACCAAACTGCACGAGGAGTTCCTGCGCGGCAGCGTCACAGAAGTCACAACCAATTTACGCCAACGTGACCGCATTCGCGGAGAAATTACGCTTCTGGTGGAAGCTCGTGCGATCTCGAAAGAGAGTGCACTGAGTGATGGCATCGCTGAGCGTATCGCGGAGCTGCAGCAAGCGGAGAATCTCGATGAGAAAGATGCTTTGAAACGTATCGCCCGTGAGCGTGGACTCTCAAAGAGCGATGTCTATCGCGAACTGCAGCGAGAACGGGCCAAGCGCTAG
- a CDS encoding dual specificity protein phosphatase family protein — MRNIYWIQHDESPRLAIVARPRGEDWLPDEMLAVKSSGIDILVSLLEPDEAVYLGLEQEAEFAHNAGLEFVSFPIPDRATPQNMAKFCKLISDLTDAIRAGKHVGAHCQGCIGRSTVITASVMIELGWNAVDALRVIEKARGCTVPDTEAQKRWILQFTACSQS; from the coding sequence ATGAGAAATATTTATTGGATTCAGCACGACGAGAGCCCACGCCTCGCCATCGTCGCCCGTCCACGCGGCGAAGACTGGCTCCCGGATGAGATGTTGGCGGTGAAATCGTCTGGTATCGACATCCTCGTTTCATTGCTCGAACCCGACGAAGCTGTCTACCTCGGACTGGAGCAAGAGGCCGAATTTGCACACAACGCTGGTTTGGAATTCGTCTCGTTCCCCATTCCCGATCGCGCTACTCCGCAAAACATGGCGAAGTTCTGCAAGCTGATTTCCGATCTCACTGACGCGATCCGCGCTGGAAAGCATGTCGGAGCGCACTGCCAAGGTTGCATCGGACGATCAACAGTCATCACAGCCTCGGTCATGATCGAACTAGGCTGGAACGCGGTTGATGCGTTACGCGTGATCGAAAAGGCGCGCGGTTGCACTGTCCCTGACACAGAAGCTCAAAAGCGCTGGATCCTCCAATTCACTGCGTGCTCACAGAGCTGA
- the moeB gene encoding molybdopterin-synthase adenylyltransferase MoeB gives MPTVTEEKVALPQLDNAEIARYSRHLILPEVGLEGQQKLKAAKVLCVGTGGLGAPLSYYLAAAGVGTLGLVDFDVVDESNLQRQIIHSTNDVGRPKIDSAAEKLKALNPYLNIVKHETMLTSANALEIIKDYDIVADGTDNFPTRYLVNDACVLSGHKPNAYASIFRFEGQASVFATKDGPCYRCLYPEPPPPGLVPSCAEGGVLGILPGLLGVIQATEVIKLILGKGDPLIGRLLLVDSLGMKFRELKLRKNPECPVCGEYPTVKRLIDYQQFCGIVPEEKPAAMQNGIPQITPIELKRRLDAGEDVFVLDVREPHEYQIVNIGAPLIPLGDLPNRLNELDPNREIVIHCKTGGRSQRAAEFLQKSGFKNVVNLAGGITGWATDVDPKLPKY, from the coding sequence ATGCCAACTGTCACCGAAGAAAAAGTGGCGCTGCCACAACTCGATAACGCCGAAATCGCCCGCTATTCGCGACACCTCATCCTGCCCGAAGTCGGACTCGAAGGCCAGCAAAAGCTCAAAGCTGCAAAGGTCCTCTGCGTCGGCACCGGTGGCTTGGGCGCCCCGCTCAGCTACTATCTCGCCGCCGCCGGAGTGGGCACGCTTGGCCTCGTCGACTTCGACGTAGTCGACGAAAGCAATCTACAGCGCCAGATCATTCACAGCACCAACGACGTGGGCCGCCCCAAGATTGACTCGGCAGCCGAAAAGCTGAAGGCGCTCAATCCGTATCTGAACATCGTGAAGCACGAAACGATGCTCACCAGCGCCAACGCGCTTGAGATCATTAAGGATTACGACATCGTCGCCGACGGCACCGACAACTTCCCGACACGCTACCTCGTCAATGACGCCTGCGTGCTCAGTGGCCACAAGCCAAACGCCTACGCTTCGATCTTCCGCTTTGAAGGGCAGGCCAGCGTTTTCGCGACCAAAGACGGCCCTTGCTACCGGTGCCTTTATCCCGAGCCGCCACCGCCGGGACTTGTTCCCTCATGCGCAGAAGGCGGCGTGCTCGGCATCCTGCCCGGCCTGCTCGGCGTGATTCAGGCAACGGAGGTCATCAAGCTGATCCTCGGCAAAGGGGATCCGCTCATCGGACGCCTCCTGCTCGTCGATTCGCTCGGCATGAAGTTCCGCGAACTGAAGCTGCGCAAGAACCCCGAGTGCCCAGTCTGCGGCGAGTACCCGACAGTGAAGAGGCTCATCGACTACCAACAGTTCTGTGGTATCGTCCCCGAGGAGAAACCAGCAGCCATGCAAAACGGAATCCCCCAAATTACCCCCATTGAATTGAAGCGTCGCCTCGATGCTGGCGAAGATGTCTTCGTTCTCGACGTGCGCGAGCCCCACGAATACCAGATCGTGAACATCGGCGCGCCCCTCATTCCGCTCGGCGACCTTCCGAATCGCCTCAACGAACTCGATCCCAATCGCGAGATCGTCATCCACTGCAAGACTGGAGGTCGCAGTCAGCGTGCGGCTGAGTTCCTGCAGAAAAGCGGCTTCAAGAATGTCGTGAATTTGGCAGGTGGCATCACTGGCTGGGCTACGGACGTCGATCCCAAGCTGCCGAAGTACTAA
- the gltX gene encoding glutamate--tRNA ligase, with protein sequence MNKTRVRFAPSPTGLLHVGNARTALYNWLVARHAGGKYILRIEDTDVERSKEEHETQLIEDLHWLGLEWDEGPRIGGPHAPYRQSERLDIYREHTDQLLNEGKAYRCFCTSDELEAERLRAVAEHRPQVYSGKCRAVPPADSDARVAAGEQFAVRLRIPDKPLRFHDMVRGDVEFASDTVSDPILVRSSGVPVYNYVVAVDDALMEITHVIRGDDHISNTPKQVAIYEAFGWPVPQFAHLSTILGSDRERLSKRHGATSIASFREMGILPEALVNYLALLGWGAKDGTTETFTPEQLIKEFELERVTASPAIFDFDKLHWLNRHYIKLADPARILELAWPYFEKAGLLPPQRTADAQTVKWFGKLVALLLPSVDRLKQLPEKAQFVFRFDASPARADAENATILQTEIAQKVLAAFAARVSQHEGALTPEQFKNWMNEIKTETGAKGKDLFHPVRIVLTGAHSGPEFDKLIPIFEEGSSLALATHIPSVRERVQQFVA encoded by the coding sequence ATGAACAAGACGCGCGTTCGCTTCGCGCCTTCGCCGACAGGGCTGCTGCATGTAGGGAATGCCCGCACGGCGTTGTACAACTGGCTGGTTGCCCGACACGCGGGCGGAAAATACATCCTTCGCATCGAAGACACGGACGTTGAACGCAGCAAAGAGGAGCACGAGACCCAGCTAATCGAAGACCTCCACTGGCTTGGCCTCGAATGGGACGAGGGCCCAAGGATCGGCGGCCCGCACGCGCCCTATCGCCAATCGGAGCGACTCGATATTTATCGCGAACACACCGATCAATTGCTCAACGAGGGCAAAGCCTATCGCTGCTTCTGCACTTCTGATGAGCTTGAGGCCGAGCGCTTGCGCGCCGTCGCCGAGCATCGCCCGCAGGTTTACTCCGGCAAATGCCGCGCGGTCCCCCCAGCCGATTCGGACGCACGCGTCGCAGCAGGAGAGCAGTTCGCCGTGCGCCTCCGTATTCCAGACAAGCCTCTGCGTTTCCATGACATGGTTCGCGGCGATGTCGAGTTCGCAAGCGATACCGTCAGCGATCCGATCCTCGTGCGGTCAAGCGGCGTGCCTGTCTACAACTACGTCGTCGCAGTCGATGACGCGCTCATGGAGATCACGCACGTCATCCGCGGCGATGACCACATCTCAAACACGCCCAAGCAGGTTGCGATTTACGAGGCTTTCGGCTGGCCAGTGCCGCAGTTCGCGCACTTGTCGACAATCCTCGGCAGCGACCGCGAGCGCCTGTCAAAACGCCATGGCGCCACGTCGATTGCCAGCTTCCGCGAGATGGGCATTCTGCCCGAGGCACTGGTAAATTACCTCGCACTGCTGGGCTGGGGCGCTAAAGACGGCACCACCGAGACCTTCACACCGGAGCAACTGATTAAAGAATTTGAACTGGAGCGCGTGACTGCATCGCCGGCAATCTTCGATTTCGACAAGCTGCACTGGCTCAATCGGCATTACATAAAGCTGGCCGATCCGGCACGGATTCTCGAATTGGCATGGCCCTACTTTGAAAAGGCCGGGCTATTGCCGCCTCAGAGAACTGCCGATGCACAGACTGTGAAGTGGTTTGGCAAACTCGTCGCGCTCCTTCTGCCCTCGGTCGATCGCCTGAAGCAATTGCCGGAAAAGGCGCAGTTTGTCTTCCGCTTCGATGCATCGCCTGCGCGTGCGGATGCCGAGAACGCGACGATTCTGCAAACTGAAATAGCGCAGAAAGTCCTCGCGGCCTTTGCGGCACGCGTTTCTCAGCATGAGGGAGCGCTCACACCAGAACAATTCAAGAACTGGATGAACGAGATTAAGACTGAAACCGGAGCCAAGGGCAAAGACCTGTTCCACCCAGTGCGCATTGTGCTCACGGGTGCACATTCCGGTCCGGAATTTGACAAGCTGATTCCGATCTTTGAAGAAGGCAGCAGCTTGGCACTTGCTACACATATCCCCAGCGTCCGCGAGCGGGTCCAGCAGTTTGTGGCATAG
- a CDS encoding acyl-CoA desaturase — protein sequence MPVLTEEVSTAPASRLTAPSPASDAEMFLQKPSGKFNWVFGIWIAIFHIGAIAAFFYFRWSAMIVLAITWVLGQNVGIAMSYHRQLTHRGFTTPKWVEYFMAICGTLSLQGGPLYWVAVHRLHHQLTDKPGDPHSPHDGGWWSHIGWILYGSVHNTDQELLTRYAPDLARQPFYRWLSKYHWVPVTILGIVLAAFGGLSWVLWGVFFRVAVGLHVTWLVNSATHMWGSKRFATRDDSRNLWWVALLSGGEGWHNNHHAHPVSASHGMAWYEFDFNYWCIRLLGALGLAKKIKVQGPEGGTARILHG from the coding sequence ATGCCCGTACTCACTGAAGAAGTGTCCACCGCTCCCGCAAGCCGTTTGACTGCCCCCAGTCCGGCGTCCGACGCAGAAATGTTCCTGCAAAAGCCCTCGGGCAAGTTCAACTGGGTCTTCGGCATCTGGATCGCAATCTTCCACATCGGAGCGATCGCGGCATTCTTTTATTTCCGCTGGTCGGCGATGATCGTTCTCGCCATCACCTGGGTGCTGGGGCAAAACGTGGGCATCGCCATGAGCTACCACCGTCAGCTCACGCATCGCGGCTTTACCACGCCCAAGTGGGTTGAGTATTTCATGGCCATCTGCGGCACACTTTCGCTGCAAGGCGGACCGCTCTACTGGGTAGCTGTGCATCGCCTGCATCACCAACTTACCGACAAGCCCGGCGACCCGCATTCGCCGCACGATGGCGGCTGGTGGTCGCACATCGGCTGGATTCTCTACGGCTCTGTTCACAACACCGATCAGGAACTGCTCACGCGTTATGCCCCTGACCTCGCCAGGCAGCCTTTCTACCGCTGGCTGAGCAAGTATCACTGGGTTCCCGTCACCATTCTCGGAATCGTGCTCGCCGCCTTCGGCGGATTGTCGTGGGTGCTCTGGGGAGTCTTCTTCCGCGTAGCTGTCGGACTGCACGTCACTTGGCTCGTCAACTCCGCAACGCACATGTGGGGCTCCAAGCGCTTCGCCACGCGCGATGACTCGCGCAACCTCTGGTGGGTCGCGCTGCTCTCCGGCGGAGAAGGCTGGCACAACAACCACCACGCGCATCCGGTGTCCGCCAGCCACGGCATGGCCTGGTATGAATTCGACTTCAACTACTGGTGCATCCGCCTGCTTGGCGCGTTGGGACTTGCAAAGAAGATCAAGGTGCAAGGCCCCGAAGGCGGTACAGCCCGCATCCTGCACGGCTAG
- a CDS encoding CBS domain-containing protein yields the protein MRGWSFPLGRWMGVDLRIHTFFLLLLGLCLLSTNLVNVQSWRAIMLWLILLLAVVVREIARVIVAAYHGVQLRSILLLPIGGLFSYANPDSAERAGEGSVQASMAIVGPLANFSFAIAVGTLIAGAAPQVAIFAKPWVTPTHLMRSAVWLNVILGILNFIPAYPLDAGRMLRGGFTRTRGAAQATRAASGLGQILGLIAVLGGIALLFIPNSGLGTSLSPWLIMGGFFIFVGGQLEDQGLMFQSVVDTVTMRDVMLTDFSTLAPHDTLEDALYKAIHSLQDEFPVVRGANLVGIVSRQGILEALRSDGNGYVQSVMSRTFQVAQPNDSLGSMIRRMAGGRMSLVPVTEGDKIIGIVTLQNLMHSMGMLAEHRRLKRVNE from the coding sequence ATGCGCGGCTGGTCATTTCCCCTGGGTCGCTGGATGGGCGTGGATCTACGCATCCACACTTTCTTTCTGCTGCTGCTGGGCCTCTGCTTGCTCTCGACGAACCTCGTCAATGTCCAGTCATGGCGGGCGATCATGCTGTGGCTTATTCTGTTGCTCGCTGTTGTCGTTCGCGAAATTGCGCGCGTCATCGTCGCCGCATACCACGGCGTACAGTTGCGCAGCATCTTGCTCCTGCCTATCGGCGGCCTCTTTTCCTATGCAAACCCAGACAGCGCAGAGCGTGCCGGTGAAGGCAGCGTGCAGGCATCGATGGCCATCGTAGGCCCCCTGGCGAATTTCAGCTTTGCCATTGCCGTAGGCACGTTAATCGCTGGGGCCGCGCCGCAGGTCGCTATCTTTGCCAAACCGTGGGTCACTCCAACACATCTCATGCGCTCCGCCGTCTGGCTCAACGTGATTCTCGGCATTCTGAATTTCATCCCCGCCTATCCGCTCGATGCCGGACGCATGCTGCGCGGCGGCTTTACTCGCACGCGAGGTGCGGCACAGGCCACCCGTGCTGCATCCGGACTTGGCCAGATCCTCGGCCTCATCGCCGTACTCGGCGGCATTGCATTGCTGTTCATACCCAATTCTGGATTAGGGACCAGCCTCAGCCCATGGCTCATCATGGGTGGCTTCTTCATCTTCGTTGGCGGGCAACTGGAAGATCAGGGCCTGATGTTCCAGTCTGTGGTCGACACCGTAACGATGCGCGATGTGATGCTGACCGACTTCTCCACCCTCGCGCCGCATGACACACTCGAAGATGCGCTCTACAAGGCCATCCATAGCCTGCAAGATGAGTTCCCGGTTGTGCGCGGCGCGAATTTAGTCGGCATCGTCTCGCGTCAGGGGATCCTCGAAGCACTGCGTAGCGATGGCAACGGCTATGTCCAATCCGTCATGTCACGCACCTTCCAGGTCGCGCAGCCGAATGACTCGCTCGGTTCCATGATTCGCCGCATGGCTGGTGGACGCATGTCCCTCGTTCCCGTAACAGAAGGCGACAAGATCATCGGCATTGTGACATTGCAGAACCTGATGCACAGCATGGGTATGCTGGCGGAGCATCGGCGGCTCAAACGCGTGAACGAATGA
- a CDS encoding PIN/TRAM domain-containing protein, producing MDLVLIRILFVLILAAACYFFRILDLPGWLSAITGAGCAALVIVFESRVRALSLRRLIGAVIGSILGIFGAFLFSLVLANSLPAGNSRSLVQIFVLLLMSYVGLVVGTSKGDMLNLSALGDLFSGERQTKRNVKLLDTSAVIDGRIADMSDTGFLDGVLVIPEFVLRELQMVADSSDGSKRQRGRRGLDVLQRMQSNSLINVQIVEDDFPHIREVDLKLIELAKELDAKIITNDFNLNKVAHLHHVSVLNINDLANSLKPVVLPGEKMNIAILKEGKEYNQGVGYLDDGTMVVVDHARRMIGRSVEISVTSVLQTASGKMIFGKMDEPPQQKTDTVRVAAEIREVSS from the coding sequence ATGGACCTCGTATTGATACGGATTCTTTTTGTCCTCATCCTAGCTGCAGCGTGTTATTTCTTTCGCATCCTTGATCTTCCCGGGTGGCTCTCTGCGATCACGGGCGCTGGATGCGCAGCGCTCGTGATCGTCTTCGAGTCGCGTGTCCGCGCTCTCAGCCTCCGGCGACTCATTGGCGCGGTTATCGGCAGCATCCTTGGCATCTTCGGCGCGTTTCTCTTCAGCCTGGTGCTCGCCAACAGCTTGCCCGCGGGCAATAGCCGCAGCCTGGTGCAGATTTTCGTGCTGTTGCTCATGTCCTATGTCGGACTGGTCGTTGGAACAAGCAAAGGCGACATGCTCAATCTCTCAGCCCTGGGAGACCTCTTCAGCGGTGAGCGCCAGACAAAGCGCAACGTGAAGCTACTCGACACCAGCGCCGTCATCGACGGCCGCATCGCCGATATGAGCGACACAGGCTTTCTCGACGGCGTTCTCGTTATCCCGGAATTTGTTCTCCGCGAGTTACAAATGGTGGCCGACTCCTCCGACGGCTCCAAACGCCAGCGCGGGCGACGTGGCCTTGACGTCCTGCAGCGCATGCAGTCCAACTCACTCATTAACGTTCAGATCGTCGAAGACGACTTCCCGCATATCCGCGAAGTCGACTTGAAGCTCATTGAACTCGCCAAGGAACTCGACGCGAAAATCATTACCAACGATTTCAACCTGAACAAAGTCGCTCATCTGCATCACGTCTCCGTCCTCAACATCAACGATCTCGCCAACTCCCTCAAGCCAGTCGTACTGCCGGGCGAAAAGATGAACATTGCCATTCTGAAAGAAGGCAAGGAATACAACCAGGGAGTCGGCTATCTCGATGACGGCACCATGGTCGTCGTCGATCACGCGCGCCGCATGATCGGACGATCCGTCGAAATTAGCGTGACCTCCGTGTTGCAGACTGCCTCGGGAAAGATGATCTTCGGAAAAATGGACGAGCCCCCGCAGCAGAAAACAGATACGGTGCGTGTCGCCGCTGAAATCCGGGAAGTCTCCAGCTAG
- the thiL gene encoding thiamine-phosphate kinase yields MSARRTPREPAGEKALIAAIRRRTAGRTRSVRLGIGDDCAILRPAPGSEVVVTTDFSLEQVHFRRDWHPAESAGHRCLARGLSDLAAMGADPMAAFLSIAVPAELTVAERGSSWLDRFLNGILALASRHKVPLAGGDTAQSPLFDEVGSRQTGMVSADIVLVGSVAQGRALLRSSAKAGDILYVTGALGGAEAELLALGRNPEAFSKLKKSAPEHPHLYPEPRLAVGRRLLAQRTATAAIDISDGLSTDLAHLCEESGIAVQVDAAAIPVHPLAQKAEKDGWIPSALHFALHGGEDYELLFTASSRTKVPARIAGVPVRSIGRMKARRKGKPLMEMIRPNGKAVPLHAGGWEHFG; encoded by the coding sequence GTGTCTGCAAGGCGAACGCCCAGAGAACCAGCTGGAGAAAAGGCGCTGATCGCGGCGATCAGGCGGCGCACAGCAGGGCGCACACGGTCGGTACGCCTCGGTATCGGCGACGATTGTGCCATTCTACGGCCGGCGCCGGGAAGCGAAGTTGTTGTTACTACAGACTTTTCCCTCGAGCAGGTCCACTTCCGGCGCGACTGGCATCCAGCCGAATCCGCTGGCCATCGATGCTTGGCGCGCGGCCTGAGCGATCTGGCCGCCATGGGAGCAGACCCGATGGCAGCATTCCTCTCTATCGCCGTCCCGGCAGAGCTAACAGTTGCGGAGCGGGGATCAAGCTGGCTAGACCGTTTCTTGAACGGGATCTTGGCCCTCGCCAGCCGGCACAAGGTGCCGCTCGCTGGTGGCGACACAGCGCAGTCCCCGCTTTTCGATGAAGTGGGCTCCAGGCAAACCGGCATGGTGTCAGCAGACATTGTCCTTGTAGGATCAGTGGCCCAGGGCCGCGCCCTTTTACGCTCCAGCGCGAAGGCCGGTGACATCCTCTACGTGACCGGCGCTCTCGGCGGGGCCGAGGCTGAGCTTCTGGCCCTGGGACGGAATCCTGAAGCCTTCAGCAAACTTAAAAAGTCTGCACCGGAACACCCGCATCTCTACCCAGAACCACGTCTTGCCGTCGGGCGAAGGCTTCTTGCTCAGCGCACCGCGACCGCCGCAATTGACATAAGCGATGGCCTCTCCACCGATCTTGCCCATCTGTGCGAGGAGTCCGGAATAGCGGTACAAGTTGATGCAGCCGCGATCCCCGTCCACCCGCTGGCACAAAAAGCGGAGAAAGATGGCTGGATTCCGTCAGCCTTGCACTTTGCCCTCCACGGTGGCGAGGACTATGAGCTCCTCTTTACTGCCTCCTCCAGAACGAAGGTGCCAGCAAGAATCGCTGGCGTGCCAGTTCGCTCCATCGGGCGCATGAAGGCACGTCGCAAAGGAAAACCGCTCATGGAAATGATCAGGCCAAATGGCAAAGCAGTGCCGCTCCATGCTGGCGGTTGGGAGCACTTTGGATAA
- a CDS encoding PLP-dependent cysteine synthase family protein, with product MATHSPQVQSLGSTLLERIGNTPLLRLEQLATNLPGVQLLAKAEWANPGGSVKDRAACSIVTAAMKQGKLGRGQHLLDATSGNTGIAYAMLGAAMGFPVTLCVPANVSPERKRILSAYGANVVWTDPNDGSDGAIRKARALAAADPEKYYYADQYGNNANWQAHYNGTANEIWKQTSGQLTHFIAGLGTSGTFVGTTRRLKELNPEIQCISMQPDSPFNGLEGLKHMATAIVPPIYDPSLADRDVEIETEAAYRMAKRLARTEGLLVGVSSGAAVAASLRVAEEEAAAGREAVIVTILPDSADKYLSERFWEEEQADA from the coding sequence ATGGCAACACATTCACCCCAGGTCCAGTCATTGGGCTCGACGCTTCTGGAGCGCATCGGGAATACGCCCTTGCTGCGTCTGGAGCAACTAGCGACCAATTTGCCTGGAGTGCAGCTTTTGGCCAAGGCCGAGTGGGCGAATCCCGGCGGGTCAGTAAAGGATCGCGCCGCCTGTTCCATCGTGACTGCCGCTATGAAACAGGGCAAGCTGGGCAGAGGCCAGCATCTGCTTGATGCCACCAGCGGCAACACTGGCATCGCTTACGCCATGCTGGGAGCGGCCATGGGCTTTCCGGTCACACTTTGCGTACCGGCAAATGTCTCTCCCGAGCGCAAGCGCATTCTCAGCGCCTACGGCGCAAATGTGGTCTGGACTGACCCAAACGACGGCTCAGATGGAGCAATTCGTAAAGCTCGCGCGTTGGCGGCGGCTGATCCCGAAAAGTATTACTACGCCGACCAGTATGGCAACAATGCCAACTGGCAGGCACATTACAACGGCACCGCCAATGAAATCTGGAAGCAGACTTCAGGCCAGTTGACCCACTTCATCGCCGGACTTGGCACCAGCGGCACATTTGTAGGAACCACGCGCCGTCTGAAAGAATTGAACCCTGAAATCCAGTGCATCTCCATGCAGCCGGACTCGCCTTTCAACGGCCTCGAAGGTCTGAAACATATGGCGACCGCCATCGTACCGCCGATCTACGATCCGTCCCTTGCTGACCGCGATGTAGAGATTGAGACCGAAGCCGCGTATCGTATGGCTAAGCGCCTTGCGCGGACGGAGGGGCTGCTCGTCGGCGTTTCCTCTGGAGCAGCAGTTGCAGCATCACTGCGCGTGGCTGAGGAAGAAGCCGCGGCAGGACGTGAAGCCGTGATCGTGACCATTTTGCCCGATTCGGCGGACAAGTATTTAAGCGAACGCTTCTGGGAGGAAGAACAGGCCGATGCTTAA
- the rsmD gene encoding 16S rRNA (guanine(966)-N(2))-methyltransferase RsmD has protein sequence MRVIAGKFRSRALTAPRGLDTRPTSDRLRETLFNVLAPRIEGATFLDLYAGSGANGIEALSRGAKSVVFVEKAVTAVAAIRSNLQALGIRESWQLETRSALTSVKRLREEGQHFDIVFLDPPYKASDEYALVFGLLGGECASIIADGAIVIAEHHRKQALVDKYGNLQHYRLLEQGDAALSFYSVRN, from the coding sequence ATGCGCGTGATTGCTGGAAAGTTTCGCTCGCGTGCGCTCACAGCCCCGCGCGGGCTCGATACCCGGCCGACGAGCGACCGATTGCGCGAGACGCTCTTCAATGTGCTGGCTCCGCGTATTGAGGGCGCCACGTTTCTTGATCTCTATGCCGGATCGGGTGCAAACGGAATTGAGGCGCTGAGTCGCGGCGCAAAGAGCGTTGTGTTTGTCGAGAAGGCTGTGACTGCGGTTGCTGCGATTCGCTCGAATCTGCAGGCTTTAGGAATTCGCGAAAGCTGGCAGCTGGAAACGCGCAGTGCCCTGACTTCAGTGAAGCGTCTCAGGGAGGAAGGTCAACATTTCGATATTGTGTTTCTTGATCCTCCGTACAAGGCTTCTGACGAATATGCTTTGGTCTTCGGCTTGTTGGGTGGCGAGTGTGCCTCAATCATCGCAGATGGCGCTATTGTGATCGCAGAACACCATCGCAAACAGGCGCTTGTGGACAAGTATGGAAACCTGCAGCATTATCGACTGTTGGAACAGGGAGATGCGGCGTTGAGTTTTTATTCTGTTAGGAATTAG
- a CDS encoding Mov34/MPN/PAD-1 family protein, protein MLKLSESIYNAMRKHGEETYPHECCGVLLGRSHDGMNVVEDALRASNTRTDSAHNRYHIAPQELIRIQRQGRERGLDIVGFYHSHPDHPAQWSMTDFAEAHWLGCSYVITAVEKGAAQQTNSFRLTGTSEDDKSFEDETIQVEELVAGRC, encoded by the coding sequence ATGCTTAAGCTCAGCGAATCCATCTACAACGCAATGCGGAAACATGGGGAAGAGACCTATCCGCATGAGTGTTGCGGTGTGCTGCTGGGCCGCTCCCATGACGGCATGAATGTCGTTGAAGATGCATTGCGCGCGAGCAACACCCGGACCGATTCGGCTCACAACCGCTATCACATCGCGCCGCAGGAACTCATTCGCATCCAGCGGCAGGGACGCGAGCGGGGGCTGGACATTGTCGGCTTTTACCACTCGCACCCGGACCATCCGGCGCAGTGGTCGATGACCGATTTCGCCGAAGCGCACTGGCTCGGCTGCTCCTATGTCATCACCGCGGTCGAAAAAGGCGCAGCGCAACAGACAAACTCGTTCCGGTTGACGGGAACGAGTGAAGACGACAAATCCTTTGAGGACGAAACGATCCAGGTTGAGGAACTGGTAGCCGGGCGATGTTGA
- a CDS encoding ubiquitin-like small modifier protein 1, giving the protein MKIFIPTPLRVYADKQDAVQVDAQTVGEALSALTSQHPDLRKHLYSDEGKLRAFVNVYLNDEDVRYLPEKEGTTVSEADSLSIIPSIAGGR; this is encoded by the coding sequence ATGAAAATTTTCATTCCCACTCCGCTGCGCGTATACGCCGACAAGCAGGATGCAGTGCAGGTCGATGCTCAAACCGTAGGCGAAGCTCTAAGCGCCCTTACCTCGCAGCATCCTGACTTAAGGAAACACCTTTATTCGGACGAAGGAAAACTGCGCGCTTTCGTGAATGTTTATCTGAACGACGAGGACGTGCGCTACCTACCGGAAAAAGAAGGGACAACGGTGTCCGAGGCTGATTCGTTGTCTATTATCCCGTCGATTGCTGGTGGAAGATAG